Proteins found in one Phalacrocorax carbo chromosome 14, bPhaCar2.1, whole genome shotgun sequence genomic segment:
- the TLDC2 gene encoding TLD domain-containing protein 2 — MPMMRGLRARYHLLPDKDEEQPMVCREPAGEGQPGWEGAPAAVPDLEEPCKLVLSMPSSVLQDREIQELGSHLPPRLMQQPWHLLYCTGRDGFSLRTLYRCGNQPGCPALLLIRDTEAQAFGAFSATPIRCSNGFYGTGETFLFSFSPELKVFRWTGRNNFFLKGDVDLLMVGGGSGRFGLWLDGDLHHGGSHPCETFGNETLSHREEFCIQDLELWGLA, encoded by the exons aTGCCCATGATGAGGGGGCTCCGTGCCCGCTACCACCTCCTG CCCGACAAGGATGAGGAGCAGCCCATGGTATGCAGGGAGCCGGCCGGCGAGGGGCAGCCGGGCTGGGAGGGAGCCCCAGCAGCGGTCCCAGACCTGGAGGAGCCGTGCAAGCTGGTGCTCAGCATGCCAAGCAGTGTCCTGCAGGACAGGGAGATCCAGGAG ctgggCTCCCACCTGCCCCCCCGACTGatgcagcagccctggcacctGCTCTACTGCACTGGCCGGGATGGCTTCAGCTTGCGGACCCTGTACCGGTGTGGGAACCAGCCAGGttgccctgccctgctgctcatCAGGGACACGGAGGCACAG GCCTTCGGTGCCTTCTCTGCCACCCCCATTCGCTGCAGCAATGGCTTCTACGGAACAGGGGAgactttcctcttctccttttcccccGAGCTGAAG GTGTTCAGGTGGACAGGCAGGAACAACTTCTTCCTGAAAGGGGATGTGGACCTGCTGATGGTCGGTGGGGGCAG TGGCAGATTTGGGCTGTGGCTGGATGGAGACCTACACCATGGGGGCAGCCACCCCTGTGAGACCTTCGGCAACGAGACCCTCTCACACCGGGAAGAGTTCTGCATCCAGGACCTGGAACTGTGGGGCCTGGCCTGA